A region of the Cucurbita pepo subsp. pepo cultivar mu-cu-16 chromosome LG14, ASM280686v2, whole genome shotgun sequence genome:
CCGATACCCGGGGCCCCAGAAGTTGCCAATGGGATGGCAGCCATTGCCTGAGTATTAGATCCTCCGTTTTGAGTACCATGCATAGAGTTACCATTCTGAGATGCTTCAACTGTAACaggaaaatgtattttttaccATGTCTGACAAGAGATATTGTCGAgacgaaagaaaaaagaaccaaacctTCCGAAGTGTCTTGCCTGGAACCTAACTTAGGTTGTGATTCCTACAAAAGTAAAGTACTGCTAAATCACTTTATCTCAAAAGAAAGACTGGAACAGCACTaccaaaagttttttttttttttttttttttaaaaaaaattggcatCAGAACTATACAAGCAAATAATAAACAGTATTGACATATTTCCCAATCTGTCAGTACATTTTCCCCCCTCAATCAATctaaattaacatttaaacACAACTTATGAAAACTCTTAACTTTCATTCTCAAGCTTCCTCATCGTTGAAAACGTCGTTCGACTTTAAGCACAGGGCTGAGGATCTCAATGAGGTAAGAagaataaatcttttttttttgataaagtGATTTNNNNNNNNNNNNNNNNNNNNNNNGGGGGGGGGTCCGGTCCCACTACTTATTCTTCAGATAAAGTGAATGCATAAAGAACCCAATAAACTTATGGCATGCAACATTAGTTTGACTCACCTACAGAAACAGAACCTATCCAGGTCACATccaaaaatgaacaaaatcgATTCATTCGAGAGGAAGATGTCAATCGACAAGCAATGACCACTACTTACATTTTGAGAATTGGCATCGCTTCCTTCACTTGAACCTTCGCTGGCACTCTCAGCACTACAAAAATCAGGTCAGATTCACATCACCCAAGGATCCAATTGGCACatcaataaaattgttattcTACGTAGGCAATTTCTAGAAAAGTTAGACAACCTCTTAGAGTATGCTCCATTGGCAGATGTTTTACCGAGCTCATTATTCTTCCCTGTAATCATGTTCAAACTGCCCAAACTTCCTTTTGATCTTTTAATTGGCAGCTTTTCCTTCACTTCAGGTAGCTTAACGTCTCCCTCCAAACTGCCTGCGGTATTACCCTATATACGTCTTCACATGTCATTTTTATCCGCTTAAAGACAATGATACCTGTCATAAAATAAGGAGGAAACTCACAGAGGCCTCAGTGATGCCATTTGGAGAAGGCATTGCAAATGGGCTAAAAGGATATGATCCCTATTATACACATTGGAATATAGCATAAAGTATTAAGCAAATCCGTCAGACAAAAAGATAATAGAagttttaaacattaaaaaaaaaaaaaagtaaaattataatgCCCAGAAATACCGGGGGAATGGACGGATGAGCGTATATGCCACCAGGTGGATACATTGCAACATATGGATGTGGAGGCGTGCCATAAGGAGGCATAATATGCTGTAGATAAAAACCTACGTTTAGATAAATACACAGAGCATTCCTTCCCCAAAAGCACAAGGCCATATTCCTTAAAGTACTGTCACGAATATTGTATGTAATGCATCATACAGTTATCAGAAATGGCATGAACCATTACAGCACTCAACGATACGTAAACATTACCAAACAAGAAGTTCGCTCAAGAGACACGGGCTTCATGTTAGTATCCCCAAATACATTAATAGCGccataattgaaataataataaaaacaagaaaaagaggaagagtGCTATAAAAACAGATTTCCAGTCCAATCAGAATATATGTGGGTCAACAAGCAGACATAATAGACCCAAAAAACCAGTAGATGTACCTGAACTCCCCACATATATGGGTGGGCTTGAGGGCTCGATGCCAAGAAACCATGTGGAGGAATAGGAGAATATGCctgaaaaccaaaaaagatatatatacataatgaTTTAACCACAATGTCATCCCAACAAACAGGATTAAACTAAAAGCTCTTGCCCCAGGGTAACCTGAAAACCTGACCAATCAGGATTAACTGCGCTGGCGCTTGTGGTTGAAGTCTGCTCCTGTAAAACGATTACAAGAGATTATCATACAGAACCTGTGAGGACAGActttaaagaaatgaaataaacacTAAGAAACTGTAAGTTAACATTTTCAGTGA
Encoded here:
- the LOC111809877 gene encoding bZIP transcription factor 16 isoform X2, which gives rise to MWGVQHIMPPYGTPPHPYVAMYPPGGIYAHPSIPPGSYPFSPFAMPSPNGITEASGNTAGSLEGDVKLPEVKEKLPIKRSKGSLGSLNMITGKNNELGKTSANGAYSKSAESASEGSSEGSDANSQNESQPKLGSRQDTSEVEASQNGNSMHGTQNGGSNTQAMAAIPLATSGAPGIGPGPPTNLNIGMDYWGAPSTIPAMRGKVQSAPVAGGLVTTGSRDGIQSQLWLQDEREIKRQRRKQSNRESARRSRLRKQAECDELAHRAEALQEENASLRSEVNRIRSEYEQLLSENASLKERLGEVPGNEELRTSRNGQHSSNETTQLTESAVVQVGNKN
- the LOC111809877 gene encoding bZIP transcription factor 16 isoform X1, with amino-acid sequence MSGSEMEKPPKDKETKTPPPTTQEQTSTTSASAVNPDWSGFQAYSPIPPHGFLASSPQAHPYMWGVQHIMPPYGTPPHPYVAMYPPGGIYAHPSIPPGSYPFSPFAMPSPNGITEASGNTAGSLEGDVKLPEVKEKLPIKRSKGSLGSLNMITGKNNELGKTSANGAYSKSAESASEGSSEGSDANSQNESQPKLGSRQDTSEVEASQNGNSMHGTQNGGSNTQAMAAIPLATSGAPGIGPGPPTNLNIGMDYWGAPSTIPAMRGKVQSAPVAGGLVTTGSRDGIQSQLWLQDEREIKRQRRKQSNRESARRSRLRKQAECDELAHRAEALQEENASLRSEVNRIRSEYEQLLSENASLKERLGEVPGNEELRTSRNGQHSSNETTQLTESAVVQVGNKN